The Henckelia pumila isolate YLH828 chromosome 2, ASM3356847v2, whole genome shotgun sequence genome includes a window with the following:
- the LOC140883135 gene encoding protein GRAVITROPIC IN THE LIGHT 1-like translates to MQHTGAKDTQLRESSNQKVHPQPMEEATNQNPEAMENLVSKMFTNISSLKSAYIQLQSAHTPYDPDKIQAADKLVISELKILSELKHFYREHNPKPVCVSPQDSRLAAEIQEQQSLLKTYEVMVKKFQSEIQNKDSEILQLQQLIEEANQKRVKLEKNLKLRGLSTKESEGGGDENRYSSLELSPDLFKSAVEAASRAIHDFSKPLINMMKAAGWDLDAAANSIEPDIVYAKRAHKKYAFESHICQRMFIDFQDESYSIKPENPQEVPNESFFQQYLALREMDPLDAVCQTPDSAFGKFCQNKYLILIHPKMEASFFGNLDQWNFIMGGGHPRTAFYQAFLKLAKSVWLLHMLAHSFDPPVKIFQVKRDNEFSEVYMESVVQNYIAEDSDLKPKVGLMVMPGFWIGGSVIQSQVYLTGIKVTE, encoded by the coding sequence ATGCAACACACTGGTGCGAAAGATACCCAACTTCGTGAAAGCAGCAACCAAAAGGTTCATCCCCAACCAATGGAAGAAGCCACAAATCAAAATCCTGAAGCTATGGAAAACCTAGTATCTAAGATGTTTACAAACATATCCTCTCTGAAATCAGCTTACATTCAACTTCAATCTGCTCATACTCCTTATGACCCTGACAAAATTCAAGCCGCCGATAAACTCGTAATATCAGAGTTGAAAATTTTATCTGAACTCAAGCACTTCTATAGAGAACACAATCCCAAACCAGTTTGTGTTTCTCCACAAGACTCCCGGCTAGCTGCTGAGATTCAAGAACAGCAGAGCTTGTTAAAAACATATGAGGTcatggtgaaaaagtttcagtCTGAGATTCAGAATAAAGATTCTGAGATCCTTCAATTACAGCAGCTTATTGAAGAGGCAAATCAGAAACGTGTAAAACTTGAGAAGAACTTAAAGCTCAGAGGTTTGTCAACCAAAGAATCTGAAGGGGGTGGTGATGAAAATAGATATTCCTCATTGGAGCTGTCACCGGATCTTTTTAAGTCAGCAGTGGAAGCTGCTTCCAGGGCCATTCACGACTTTTCCAAGCCATTGATTAATATGATGAAAGCAGCTGGATGGGATCTTGACGCGGCAGCAAACTCCATAGAGCCAGATATTGTTTATGCAAAGCGAGCTCACAAGAAATATGCCTTTGAATCTCACATTTGTCAAAGAATGTTCATTGATTTCCAAGATGAAAGCTATTCCATAAAACCGGAAAATCCACAAGAGGTCCCGAACGAAAGTTTTTTCCAGCAGTATCTTGCCTTGAGGGAAATGGATCCTCTAGATGCCGTATGCCAGACACCAGATTCGGCTTTTGGAAAATTTTGCCAGAACAAATACCTTATACTGATCCATCCAAAAATGGAAGCTTCATTTTTTGGAAACCTAGACCAATGGAATTTTATAATGGGAGGTGGGCATCCTAGGACTGCCTTTTACCAGGCTTTTCTGAAACTTGCAAAGTCAGTCTGGCTTTTGCACATGTTGGCTCATTCTTTTGATCCTCCCGTCAAAATTTTTCAAGTGAAGCGTGACAACGAGTTCTCGGAAGTCTATATGGAAAGCGTCGTGCAAAATTACATTGCAGAAGACAGTGATCTAAAACCTAAAGTCGGCCTAATGGTTATGCCAGGCTTTTGGATTGGTGGTAGCGTGAtccaatcacaagtctaccTTACAGGTATAAAGGTGACTGAATGA